In Aedes albopictus strain Foshan chromosome 3, AalbF5, whole genome shotgun sequence, the following are encoded in one genomic region:
- the LOC134284316 gene encoding uncharacterized protein LOC134284316, which yields MSRAGDHSARGDVDETTSHVESLGSASTTASRRARLQMQLQRLEEEQAIQKKKAALEIEAEFTRKKYEALEASIADDSVSVRSRISKGKSDKQVRDWVEKLNVPMGDGNQVAADDDRELEGAVGGVMKKTDPEKDQVKFNPTFPAAAKPVDVGRSTGIDHPGKGKPSKSDEVEYLQQMLEQYKTLYLAEKQKNQQQPSMPDICGSKGAYPKMKAVENADERPASSTPKPTGERQDDTEKLHKLMSHSATDGSGEDVQAGQRPTTDGVFGLRQGIFRRSNVPAVGNASFATGIQRPRSPNDTVPDGAPIGSVDHPAVLQMRPEPAIFPVAVGPTPQQLAARQILPRDLPSFSGNPADWPVFISQYTYTTEACGYSDGENMIRLQRCLKGAAWEATRSRLILPASVPHVIESLRMRYGRSELLIESLIERVRSTPSPKADKLDTIIEFGTKIQTLCDHITAANLLDHLGNPTLLKDLVEKLPAEYKMRWATYRRNRPLVNLQTFGEYMEEVVADACSVSSYGGSESERFAKREKGRTPDRTLLHSDAGGNSNTLAKSYSNRPIDSSNSFECAICKKIGHRVRDCTTFKALAIDERWKRVQSLGLCRTCLYNHARRSCRITNRCGVNGCLTRHHPLLHSTPKDTTTSNVPAPLDHHFHNRHLPSLLFRIIPVVLYSGTNKVATYAFLDEGSNISMIERQLAATLKVTGYRHPLCLKWTGNVTREENDSQRITIEISGTNQRAPRYIMTDVGTVDSLDLPRQSLPIEKLAERFGNLRGLPIQGYHSVTPQLLIGVDNLKLAVPLKVREGNVGGPVAVKTRLGWCVYGGHRDEGQLSVNYHVCECSDGDSLDKTLKAYFSLEEAGIQPTGAGVTAEDERALRILEQTTHYSNNRYESGLLWKYDDFEFPDSYPMAVKRFECLERRLAKDPILNENVRKQIHEYEQKGYAHRASPQELNNVDLRRVWYLPLGAVTNPRKPGKVRLIWDASAKVDGVSLNSMLLKGPDQMTLLPAVLFRFRQYPVAVSADIKEMFHQVRIRPEDRHSQRFVYRADPTAPLETYLMDVATFGSTCSPATAQFVKNTNANRFTQEYPRAVEGIIHNHYVDDYLDSFATTEEAAHVASRVKEIHQHGGFEIRNWCSNQRVVLEQLGEVKKQTVIDLTSGTDKQSERVLGIMWDTQDDEFRFSTFLPDDITHLRMLDTKPTKRQLARCVMSFFDPQGFLAPYLIFGKVLLQDTWREGIGWDEQICDGTFERWKHWLEMLDIFNQVNIPRCYFSMGDLTTLDIHTFVDASEIAYSCVSYFRIANPYGPAEVAFVAAKTKVAPVKPTTIPRLELMACVLGVRLAKFVVDGHSLPVRKQFFWSDSEVAMSWINADPRKYRPFVAFRVGEILEKSNREEWRWVSSKLNPADEATKWGSGPYFDKNSIWYSGPEFLRHSELQWPPRKTYDKVTDDIRVCYAHRNLEIPEQLLDVERFSSWKRMLRVMAYVCRFVNNCRTSNTGQERKIDHLTQLELQKAEECLFRAVQWDSYADELVILTKNQRLPVQKRQPLEKTSALYKISPILDTEGVLRMDSRISAAQRIPAEMKFPVILPKRHRLTMLLLKDLHCKLLHANNEAVVNEARQRYYIAHLRTQVRRVSKECQMCKIRNAQPSIPRMAPLPSARLSSYVRPFTYCGLDYFGPLLVKVNRSHVKRWVAIFTCLTIRAVHVEVIHTLSTESCIKGVRRFISRRGSPAEIYSDNATCFHGADRLLREQINKGLAAEFTSTQTSWKFIPPGTPHMGGAWERLVRSIKVALATLQDGSQKLDDESLLTFLAEAEGIVNCRPLTYLPLDSIEQEALTPNHFLLGSSSGVRLPIVQTDNEVSLLKGSWTAIQKYLDIFWRRWTREYLPTLTKRTKWFGDVKPVQPGDLVLIIDDTKRNGWIRGRVLEVLTAKDGRVRQAIVQTAGSAPARKPISKLAVLEVFKDAGTKDIIGSTREEDVAKLATQSGRNRNERILDRSEE from the coding sequence atgagCCGAGCGGGCGATCATTCAGCCAGAGGCGATGTTGATGAAACCACCAGCCACGTAGAAAGCCTGGGATCAGCCTCAACCACCGCTAGCCGTCGAGCCAGGCTGCAGATGCAGTTACAGCGGCTCGAGGAGGAGCAAGCCATCCAGAAAAAGAAGGCCGCACTAGAAATAGAAGCGGAGTTTACCAGGAAGAAGTATGAGGCCTTGGAGGCATCCATAGCAGATGATTCTGTGAGCGTGCGGAGCCGAATCAGCAAAGGGAAGTCTGATAAACAGGTACGTGATTGGGTAGAAAAACTTAACGTTCCGATGGGGGACGGCAATCAAGTTGCCGCCGACGACGACAGAGAGCTAGAAGGCGCGGTCGGTGGGGTGATGAAGAAAACGGATCCCGAGAAGGATCAAGTGAAGTTCAACCCCACATTTCCAGCTGCAGCGAAGCCAGTGGACGTCGGCAGATCGACAGGAATCGATCACCCAGGAAAGGGCAAACCATCAAAATCCGATGAAGTAGAGTATCTACAACAAATGCTCGAGCAGTACAAGACGCTGTACTTAGCAGAAAAGCAGAAAAACCAGCAGCAGCCATCGATGCCGGATATTTGTGGCAGCAAAGGAGCATACCCGAAAATGAAGGCCGTCGAGAATGCGGATGAGCGTCCTGCATCATCAACCCCAAAGCCGACTGGGGAAAGGCAGGATGACACCGAGAAGCTACACAAGCTGATGTCGCATTCAGCAACTGACGGATCGGGAGAAGATGTCCAAGCCGGCCAAAGGCCAACTACAGATGGCGTATTTGGGTTACGCCAAGGCATCTTTCGGAGAAGCAACGTTCCAGCCGTTGGTAACGCGTCATTTGCCACCGGAATCCAGCGACCAAGAAGCCCAAATGACACGGTACCTGATGGGGCACCTATTGGGAGTGTTGACCATCCAGCCGTTCTTCAGATGCGGCCTGAACCCGCCATATTCCCAGTAGCAGTCGGTCCCACGCCTCAACAGCTTGCCGCTCGTCAAATTCTTCCCCGAGATctaccaagcttctccggaaacccCGCGGATTGGCCTGTATTCATCAGCCAATACACGTATACGACCGAAGCGTGCGGCTATAGTGACGGCGAGAATATGATTCGCTTGCAGCGCTGTCTGAAGGGTGCAGCCTGGGAGGCTACAAGAAGCCGCCTGATTCTCCCCGCATCTGTACCCCACGTCATTGAGTCGCTTCGTATGCGCTATGGGCGGTCCGAGCTGCTGATTGAGTCGCTGATTGAGAGGGTCAGGAGCACACCAAGTCCCAAAGCGGACAAGCTGGACACCATCATCGAGTTCGGTACGAAAATTCAAACCTTGTGTGATCATATCACAGCGGCGAACCTTTTGGATCACCTCGGCAACCCGACCTTACTGAAGGATCTGGTTGAAAAGCTGCCGGCGGAGTATAAAATGAGATGGGCGACGTACCGGAGGAATCGACCGCTGGTGAATCTCCAAACGTTCGGCGAGTATATGGAGGAAGTCGTCGCCGATGCATGCAGCGTATCGTCATACGGAGGAAGTGAGAGCGAAAGGTTCGCAAAGCGTGAAAAGGGAAGGACACCCGACCGAACTCTTCTTCATTCCGATGCCGGGGGAAACAGTAACACGTtagcgaaaagttacagcaaccgGCCCATAGATTCCAGCAACAGCTTCGAGTGTGCGATTTGCAAGAAGATCGGACATCGTGTGAGGGATTGTACGACATTCAAGGCACTAGCAATCGACGAACGTTGGAAGAGGGTTCAAAGTCTCGGATTATGCCGAACTTGCTTGTACAACCATGCCAGACGATCGTGTCGTATCACCAATAGATGTGGGGTGAACGGTTGCCTAACTCGTCACCATCCCCTCCTACATTCCACCCCAAAAGATACAACGACTTCCAACGTACCGGCACCACTGGACCATCACTTCCATAACCGACACCTTCCATCCTTGTTGTTCCGTATAATTCCTGTCGTTTTGTACAGCGGAACGAACAAAGTAGCTACGTACGCATTTCTGGATGAAGGGTCCAATATTTCGATGATCGAACGGCAGTTAGCAGCGACGCTGAAGGTGACTGGCTACCGGCATCCGTTGTGCCTTAAATGGACTGGTAACGTGACGAGGGAAGAGAATGATTCGCAGCGGAttacgatagagatttcgggcacCAATCAACGAGCACCGAGGTATATTATGACCGATGTTGGAACCGTGGACTCCCTCGACTTGCCCAGGCAAAGTTTGCCGATCGAGAAGCTAGCCGAGAGGTTCGGGAATCTGCGAGGTCTGCCCATTCAGGGGTATCACAGTGTTACACCTCAGTTGCTAATTGGAGTTGACAACCTTAAACTGGCAGTCCCACTCAAGGTAAGAGAAGGCAACGTGGGTGGCCCAGTTGCCGTGAAAACAAGGCTTGGATGGTGCGTATACGGAGGTCATCGGGACGAAGGACAGCTGTCCGTCAACTACCACGTCTGCGAGTGTTCAGATGGCGATTCCCTTGACAAAACATTAAAAGCGTATTTTTCACTTGAAGAAGCTGGAATACAACCGACCGGCGCCGGAGTAACTGCGGAAGATGAGCGCGCCTTACGGATCCTCGAACAAACTACCCACTATTCCAATAATCGATACGAATCGGGTCTGTTATGGAAATACGACGATTTTGAATTTCCTGACAGCTACCCTATGGCTGTCAAGCGGTTCGAATGTCTGGAGCGCAGGTTGGCCAAAGATCCAATACTCAACGAAAATGTTCGGAAGCAGATCCACGAGTACGAACAAAAAGGCTACGCACATCGCGCGTCACCCCAGGAGCTGAACAACGTTGACCTTCGTCGCGTGTGGTATTTGCCACTTGGAGCCGTAACCAACCCTAGAAAACCCGGAAAGGTGCGGCTCATCTGGGACGCCTCTGCAAAGGTTGATGGTGTTTCTTTGAACAGTATGCTACTGAAAGGGCCCGATCAGATGACACTTCTTCCTGCGGTACTTTTCCGTTTCCGGCAGTATCCAGTCGCCGTAAGCGCCGACATCAAGGAAATGTTCCATCAGGTACGAATTCGGCCAGAAGATCGACATTCTCAACGGTTTGTGTATCGAGCCGACCCAACGGCGCCGCTGGAAACGTACCTGATGGATGTGGCCACTTTCGGATCAACTTGCTCCCCCGCTACAGCGCAATTCGTGAAGAATACGAATGCCAACCGATTCACACAGGAATATCCCAGGGCAGTTGAAGGAATCATCCACAACCACTACGTGGATGACTACCTTGACAGCTTTGCTACTACTGAAGAAGCTGCTCATGTCGCGTCACGGGTAAAAGAGATCCATCAACATGGTGGATTCGAGATCAGAAATTGGTGCAGTAACCAACGAGTCGTCTTGGAACAACTTGGAGAGGTCAAGAAACAAACCGTCATCGATCTTACCTCCGGTACCGATAAACAGTCGGAACGGGTCCTTGGAATTATGTGGGATACACAAGATGACGAATTCCGATTCAGCACTTTTTTGCCCGACGATATAACCCACCTGCGAATGCTTGACACCAAACCGACTAAACGGCAACTGGCGCGGTGCGTCATGTCGTTTTTCGATCCTCAAGGGTTTTTGGCGCCATACCTGATATTCGGGAAAGTTCTGCTACAAGACACCTGGCGCGAAGGAATTGGTTGGGATGAGCAGATTTGCGATGGAACGTTCGAGCGATGGAAGCACTGGCTAGAGATGCTGGACATATTCAACCAAGTGAACATACCGAGATGCTACTTCTCCATGGGTGATCTTACAACTCTGGACATCCACACGTTCGTGGACGCAAGCGAAATAGCGTATTCGTGTGTTTCGTATTTCCGGATAGCGAATCCCTACGGACCAGCAGAGGTGGCATTCGTAGCAGCGAAGACCAAGGTAGCTCCCGTCAAACCAACAACCATTCCCCGTCTGGAACTCATGGCTTGCGTACTCGGAGTACGGCTAGCCAAATTCGTGGTCGATGGACATTCTCTTCCAGTTCGGAAACAATTCTTCTGGAGTGACTCCGAGGTCGCAATGAGTTGGATTAACGCGGATCCCCGGAAGTATCGTCCTTTTGTTGCTTTCCGAGTGggcgaaattttggaaaaatctaaCCGCGAGGAATGGCGCTGGGTGTCATCCAAGCTAAACCCGGCCGACGAAGCAACCAAGTGGGGATCAGGACCGTACTTCGACAAGAACAGTATTTGGTACAGCGGACCTGAATTTCTTCGTCACTCTGAACTCCAATGGCCACCGAGGAAAACCTACGATAAGGTGACGGACGATATACGCGTCTGCTATGCTCATCGCAATCTAGAAATACCAGAGCAATTGCTGGACGTCGAAAGGTTCTCTTCATGGAAAAGGATGTTGCGTGTGATGGCCTATGTTTGCCGATTCGTGAACAATTGTCGAACGTCAAATACTGGTCAAGAGCGGAAAATCGATCACCTGACGCAGTTGGAGTTGCAGAAAGCTGAGGAATGCTTATTTCGAGCTGTGCAATGGGATTCGTACGCGGACGAACTAGTTATTCTGACCAAGAACCAACGCCTACCAGTGCAGAAGCGCCAACCATTGGAAAAGACAAGCGCTCTCTACAAAATATCGCCGATACTAGACACAGAGGGAGTTTTGCGGATGGACAGCAGGATTAGTGCAGCTCAACGTATCCCTGCTGAAATGAAATTCCCTGTCATCTTGCCGAAGCGACATCGCTTGACCATGTTGCTTCTGAAGGATCTTCATTGCAAGTTGTTGCACGCCAACAATGAAGCTGTCGTCAATGAAGCACGGCAACGCTATTACATAGCGCATCTACGGACACAAGTACGACGAGTGTCGAAGGAATGTCAGATGTGTAAGATACGCAATGCGCAGCCATCAATACCGCGAATGGCTCCCCTTCCAAGTGCTAGGCTATCCTCTTACGTTCGTCCTTTCACTTACTGTGGTCTCGACTACTTTGGACCCCTGTTGGTGAAGGTCAACAGAAGTCATGTCAAGCGTTGGGTGGCTATATTCACATGCCTGACAATACGGGCCGTTCATGTGGAAGTTATCCACACGCTTTCAACCGAATCATGTATCAAAGGGGTACGCAGGTTCATCTCTCGCCGGGGAAGTCCCGCCGAAATCTACAGCGACAACGCTACTTGTTTCCATGGCGCCGACCGTCTTCTGAGGGAGCAGATCAACAAAGGACTTGCTGCGGAATTCACCAGCACCCAAACCTCATGGAAGTTTATTCCCCCAGGCACTCCACACATGGGGGGAGCCTGGGAGAGGCTGGTGAGATCGATTAAGGTGGCTCTGGCCACACTCCAAGACGGTAGCCAGAAATTGGACGACGAGTCTTTACTGACTTTTTTGGCGGAAGCAGAAGGTATCGTCAACTGCAGACCACTCACATACCTGCCTCTGGACTCGATCGAGCAAGAGGCCTTAACCCCGAATCATTTTTTGTTGGGCAGTTCTTCGGGGGTTCGTTTACCAATTGTGCAGACAGACAACGAAGTATCTCTTTTGAAAGGTTCGTGGACAGCCATTCAGAAATATCTGGACATCTTTTGGAGACGCTGGACTAGGGAATATCTCCCAACTCTAACAAAACGCACGAAATGGTTTGGCGATGTGAAACCTGTCCAACCCGGGGACCTGGTCCTGATAATTGATGACACCAAGCGCAACGGATGGATACGTGGACGGGTACTAGAGGTATTAACAGCCAAGGATGGACGAGTACGCCAAGCTATTGTGCAGACTGCTGGAAGTGCACCTGCTAGGAAACCCATTTCAAAATTGGCGGTTCTGGAGGTATTCAAGGATGCTGGAACCAAGGACATCATAGGTTCCACCAGGGAGGAGGATGTTGCGAAACTGGCAACCCAGTCAGGGCGAAATCGGAATGAGCGAATCCTTGACAGATCCGAAGAATGA